A stretch of DNA from Oculatellaceae cyanobacterium:
AAATAGATTTCTGTAATAGGCGCAATATTCATCAATAAATTTGATGGTTGGTCGAGCGGCGCGTGGCTCATCCATATGCTGTGCTTGATTTTCAGCAGTTTTACTTTATTATATCTTCATTAGAGTGACAGAAGAGCGATATCCTCTCCTAAATTCAATGTAAGAATTCAGAACCCAGAAGTTAGGAAAGGTATGGCTCTGACTTGCGAACTATTGATAAATCTTAAACTTTTATTACTTGCTCAAGATTTACAAACAAGCTCAATTCTGAATTTTGGATTCTGACTCCTGAATTCTTACAATTAAAGTATTGTTCTTATCTTAATAAACGTTAAATCAAGAATATTTTGATTGCAGTTTGTAAATGTTAATATTTCAACTGCATATCAAACAGCCGCCGATTAGAAGAAATGGTAAACCTAGAAATAGCCCCAGCCCAGGAATCAAAAGCGTGGGAATACCGCCTAAAATGAGGAAGAAAAAGCCAGCGACGAGACGTAGGGGTTTTGTTAGACACCAAATCAGTTTGAGCATAGCGTTATCTCCCTAACATTAAAATACTTTATTTTTCTAAATTAGCGTTGTACCTCAAATTACTTCATCCCTCTAGTTGAATACAACAAAAGTTAGATCGGGTTATCAAGGTAACTACATCTCATTTTTAGTATTAGCAATAAGCTGTAGTATTTTGACCACTATTTACAAATAAGATCAACACTGAGTAATTGATTTAATTACCTTACTTTGGGTGGGTGATAATAATTTGAAAGCAGAAAAGTGGGTAGAGGCGATGGAAAAAATGAAACAGTCTAAGGGTAAAGTAGCATTAGTCACAGGTGCGACGCGCGGTATTGGTAAGGGAATTGCAATTGGACTTGGCGAGGTTGGTGCAACTGTCTATATTACAGGTCGCAGCCTTGAGGAATCTCTGTTGGGAAATATATCAGGAAGCCTTAAGGAAACTGCTACAGCAGTTGAGTCCGCAGGTGGGGTATGTATTCCTGTACAAGTAGACCATAGCGACGATGAGCAAGTACGTTTACTTTTTGAACGCATCCAAGATGAGCAGGGACATCTTGACTTGCTAGTTAATAATGTTTATTCAGGAGTGCAAGAATTAAAAGATGCTTATGCAAAGCCTTTCTGGGATTGCGAACCTAATTTTTGGGATACTTGCAATAATGTTGGTCTTCGCAGTCACTATGTAGCAAGTGTTTTTGCAGCGCGAATGATGACTCAGCGTCAGCAGGGACTAATCTGCACTATATCTTCTTGGGGCGGTATGTCTTATATTTTTGGAGTCCCTTATGGTGCAGGTAAAGCTGCGTGCGATCGCGCTTCTGCTGATATGGCAGTAGAGTTAAAACCTTATAACGTTGCCTCACTTTCAATTTGGCCAGGAATTGTCGGGACGGAACATATTTCCCAACTAGCTACCGACATGGAGCAAAGTGATACGACTGACCAAAGAAGTTTATCAATTAAGGAACGTTACAACTGGGAAACTCCATTGCTAACAGGACGGGTAATTGCTGCACTCTTGACAGATCCAACTGTGATGAAAAGGACAGGTAGAGTACAAGTTGTGGCTGAATTGGCTCAACATTATAAACTGGTAGATTCTAACGGTGAACGCCCTGCGTCCTTAAGATCTCTGCGTTTCCTGCTTCCCTCTGCATTGCCTGCACTCAGAAAGTATGCAGGGCTTATACCTAATATTAATGTACCCTGGTCACTGCTACTTTTGAAAGCACTAAGTTCACCTAAAATTTGACTTTGTAATAGAGAACTTTTAGTATTACTTAGCTACGCAAGGCAGTTGGGCATTTCGTTTGTGGTTATTCCTTGTTAGTAGTATAGCCGTGCCGTTTAAAAGTGCGCTCGCACGTAGGTACAGAAAAACCATCATAAACACATCAATAACTCGTCAAGATCTAATTGCCAACATTCACCAATCTGATCAGTGGGATTTTCTTGTCGTCATTGCCAGCAGCGATCGCTTATTGTAAATTGGTCTTTCTGCTGATCAAAATTTTCAATTTTCGCGTTATCCGAAGTGACTACCGCATATAAAATTTTGGCTGATTAAGAAAAATGTTTATTAGGAATAGTAAAAAGTTCAGTTAATAGGCGAAAATGAAATTATATTTCTGTAAATAGCTAATTGTTAAAAATGGCTGAACTAGCAACAACTCCTTTAACCGGAAAAGCTCTCCTGCAAAAAGTTAAAGATCTACCAAATGTGCCACGTCGAGAAACCGCCAAAGCTTGTGGTTATTACACCAAAATTAAAAACAACCAAGTTCGGGTAAATTTGGCGGAGTTTTATGATGCTCTACTAGCAGCTAAAGGTGTTGCCCTTGAATCAACTAAAGATGGTCGCGGTCGAGAAGCAAGTTACCGAGTCAGTGTTCACCAAAATGGTCAAATTGTCATTGGCGCAAATTATACTCAACAATTGGGATTAAAGCCAGGAGATGAATTTGAAATTAAGCTGGGCTACAAGCATATTCGCTTAATTAAAATAGGAGATGGCCAAGATGGATCGGAAACGG
This window harbors:
- a CDS encoding SDR family NAD(P)-dependent oxidoreductase — protein: MKAEKWVEAMEKMKQSKGKVALVTGATRGIGKGIAIGLGEVGATVYITGRSLEESLLGNISGSLKETATAVESAGGVCIPVQVDHSDDEQVRLLFERIQDEQGHLDLLVNNVYSGVQELKDAYAKPFWDCEPNFWDTCNNVGLRSHYVASVFAARMMTQRQQGLICTISSWGGMSYIFGVPYGAGKAACDRASADMAVELKPYNVASLSIWPGIVGTEHISQLATDMEQSDTTDQRSLSIKERYNWETPLLTGRVIAALLTDPTVMKRTGRVQVVAELAQHYKLVDSNGERPASLRSLRFLLPSALPALRKYAGLIPNINVPWSLLLLKALSSPKI
- a CDS encoding AbrB family transcriptional regulator, which gives rise to MAELATTPLTGKALLQKVKDLPNVPRRETAKACGYYTKIKNNQVRVNLAEFYDALLAAKGVALESTKDGRGREASYRVSVHQNGQIVIGANYTQQLGLKPGDEFEIKLGYKHIRLIKIGDGQDGSETDINEADSE